In a genomic window of Nostoc sp. UHCC 0870:
- a CDS encoding type II toxin-antitoxin system VapC family toxin, producing MQFVLDCSVGISWCLVDENNDYANAILAIMPDAEVFVPGIWLLEIANVLLVAERRKRMTQEQSEEAITLLQSLLIKVDSSANTNVFGAILDLGRQEGLAAYDAAYLELALRLGLPLATLDARLAEAATRCGVELVVVDEV from the coding sequence ATGCAGTTTGTTTTAGATTGTTCTGTAGGAATTAGCTGGTGTTTGGTAGATGAAAATAACGATTACGCTAATGCGATACTAGCAATAATGCCGGATGCTGAAGTATTCGTACCAGGGATTTGGTTACTAGAAATTGCTAATGTCCTACTGGTAGCTGAACGGCGTAAGCGCATGACTCAGGAACAATCTGAGGAAGCAATTACATTGTTACAGTCATTATTAATAAAAGTTGATTCGTCTGCAAATACAAATGTATTTGGTGCAATCTTAGACCTAGGGCGACAAGAAGGTTTAGCAGCTTATGACGCAGCTTATTTAGAATTGGCATTGCGATTAGGATTACCCTTAGCAACACTTGATGCTCGATTAGCAGAGGCGGCTACAAGGTGTGGAGTGGAGTTAGTCGTTGTTGATGAGGTATAA